Proteins co-encoded in one Cydia strobilella chromosome 14, ilCydStro3.1, whole genome shotgun sequence genomic window:
- the LOC134747125 gene encoding helicostatins, translated as MLYTYLSVWWLVIVATLCAPEHAPSADHEPRGADAHEPSEEHVAPLEKRSPHYNFGLGKRAYSYVSEYKRLPVYNFGLGKRSRPYSFGLGKRSISEDDQDEELANDIDQAMDRELFDQYDDAPVYEEKRARPYSFGLGKRFTDELSEEKRKMYDFGLGKRLPLYNFGLGKRARGYDFGLGKRYNSKFNFGLGKRERDMHRFNFGLGKRSADDAYDSVEE; from the exons ATGCTGTACACATACCTGTCTGTGTGGTGGCTGGTGATCGTGGCGACGCTGTGCGCGCCCGAGCACGCACCGAGCGCCGATCACGAGCCGCGAGGCGCTGACGCACAT GAGCCATCAGAAGAGCACGTAGCGCCGCTAGAGAAGCGCTCGCCGCACTACAACTTCGGGCTCGGCAAGCGCGCCTACAGCTACGTGTCCGAGTACAAGCGCCTGCCCGTCTACAACTTCGGATTAGGGAAAAG GTCTCGCCCATACTCCTTCGGGCTGGGCAAGCGCTCCATATCCGAAGATGATCAGGACGAAGAACTCGCCAACGACATCGACCAGGCGATGGACAGAGAACTCTTCGACCAGTACGACGATGCACCTG TTTACGAAGAAAAACGCGCTCGTCCATACAGCTTCGGCCTCGGCAAGCGCTTTACCGACGAGTTATCAGAGGAGAAGCGCAAGATGTACGATTTCGGCCTCGGCAAGCGACTACCGCTCTACAACTTTGGACTAGGCAAACGCGCTAGGGGCTACGACTTCGGCCTCGGTAAACGGTATAACAGCAAGTTCAACTTCGGCCTAGGGAAGCGAGAGAGGGATATGCACAGGTTTAACTTCGGCCTCGGAAAGCGGTCCGCTGACGATGCCTATGACAGTGTTGAAgagtaa